In Centroberyx gerrardi isolate f3 chromosome 11, fCenGer3.hap1.cur.20231027, whole genome shotgun sequence, the following are encoded in one genomic region:
- the LOC139921186 gene encoding adapter molecule crk-like → MAGNFDAEDRASWYWGRLSRQEAVSLLQGQRHGVFLVRDSITSPGDYVLSVSENSKVSHYIINSISNNRQSGSGLGPPRFRIGDQEFEALPALLEFYKIHYLDTTTLIEPISKAKHTGFISTSTAGVPQQSEEAEFVRALFDFLGNDEEDLPFRKGDILRVLEKPEEQWWNAANQEGRAGMIPVPYVEKYRPASPTSAGLGPPAVGAGQGGHIGGVAGSTDGTGAPLANPLGDPGQYAQPVVNTQLPNLQNGPVYARAIQKRVPNAYDKTALALEVGDMVKVTKINVNGQWEGECKGKRGHFPFTHVRLLEQHHPDDES, encoded by the exons ATGGCCGGTAATTTCGATGCCGAAGACCGTGCTAGCTGGTACTGGGGAAGGTTAAGCCGCCAGGAAGCAGTTTCCCTCTTGCAGGGACAGAGACATGGCGTGTTCCTGGTTAGGGACTCGATAACCAGCCCCGGCGACTACGTGCTGTCCGTTTCAGAAAACTCCAAAGTGTCACATTATATAATCAACAGCATCAGTAACAACCGGCAATCTGGATCAG GTTTGGGTCCCCCTCGGTTTCGCATCGGGGATCAGGAGTTTGAGGCACTGCCGGCCCTGTTGGAGTTTTATAAGATACACTACTTGGACACCACCACGCTCATAGAGCCCATTAGCAAGGCCAAGCACACAGGCTTCATCAGCACCTCCACCGCCGGCGTCCCCCAGCAGTCCGAGGAGGCCGAGTTTGTCCGAGCGCTGTTCGACTTCCTCGGCAATGACGAGGAAGACCTCCCCTTCCGCAAGGGCGACATCCTGCGGGTGCTGGAGAAGCCCGAAGAGCAGTGGTGGAACGCGGCTAACCAGGAGGGCCGAGCCGGCATGATCCCTGTACCCTACGTAGAGAAATACCGGCCCGCCTCGCCCACCTCGGCTGGCCTGGGGCCCCCCGCTGTGGGGGCCGGGCAGGGGGGACACATTGGAGGGGTAGCGGGCAGTACAGACGGAACAGGCGCCCCGCTGGCTAACCCACTAGGCGACCCGGGCCAGTACGCTCAGCCTGTGGTCAACACCCAGCTTCCCAACCTCCAGAACGGGCCAGTCTACGCCCGGGCCATTCAGAAGAGGGTGCCCAACGCCTATGACAAGACGGCGCTCGCTCTGGAG GTGGGAGACATGGTGAAGGTGACCAAGATCAACGTGAACGGCCAGTGGGAGGGCGAGTGCAAGGGCAAGCGGGGCCACTTCCCCTTCACCCACGTCCGACTGTTGGAACAACACCATCCCGACGACGAGAGCTGA
- the LOC139921176 gene encoding 14-3-3 protein epsilon-like, with protein sequence MADREHLVYQAKLAEQAERYDEMVESMKRVAGMDVELTVEERNLLSVAYKNVIGARRASWRIISSLEQKEENKGGEDKLKMIREYRQTVETELKSICNDILDVLDKHLITSATTGESKVFYYKMKGDYHRYLAEFATGNDRKEAAENSLVAYKAASDIAMIELPPTHPIRLGLALNFSVFYYEILNSPDRACRLAKAAFDDAIAELDTLSEESYKDSTLIMQLLRDNLTLWTSDMQGDGEEQNKEALQDVEDETQ encoded by the exons ATGGCAGATAGAGAGCACTTAGTATACCAAGCAAAACTCGCCGAACAAGCGGAGAGATATGACG aaATGGTGGAGTCCATGAAGAGAGTGGCCGGCATGGACGTGGAGCTGACGGTGGAGGAGAGGAACCTGCTGTCGGTAGCGTACAAGAACGTGATCGGAGCCAGAAGAGCCTCCTGGAGGATAATCAGCAGCCTCGAACAGAAGGAAGAGAACAAGGGCGGCGAAGACAAACTAAAGATGATCCGGGAATACAGGCAAACG GTTGAGACGGAGCTGAAATCAATCTGCAACGACATTCTGGATGTACTGGACAAGCACCTCATTACATCTGCCACCACGGGAGAGTCAAAGGTTTTCTACTACAAAAT GAAGGGAGATTACCACAGGTACCTGGCAGAGTTCGCCACGGGCAACGACCGGAAGGAGGCAGCGGAGAACAGTTTGGTCGCCTACAAAGCCGCCAGCGACATCGCCATGATCGAACTCCCTCCAACACACCCCATCCGCCTGGGGCTGGCCCTCAACTTCTCTGTTTTCTATTACGAAATCCTCAACTCGCCAGACCGCGCATGCAG GTTGGCGAAGGCGGCATTCGACGATGCCATTGCAGAACTGGACACGCTGAGCGAGGAAAGCTACAAGGACTCAACACTTATAATGCAGTTGCTACGCGACAACTTGACACTATGGACCTCAGACATGCAGGGAGACG GTGAAGAACAGAACAAAGAAGCACTGCAAGACGTCGAGGACGAGACCCAGTGA